The Panicum virgatum strain AP13 chromosome 5K, P.virgatum_v5, whole genome shotgun sequence genome has a window encoding:
- the LOC120707478 gene encoding glucose-6-phosphate 1-dehydrogenase 2, chloroplastic-like: MALSCMRCPAGAAARRAAAPPPSPTAAVSFARCGFGRSTAAAAGSWRIHAVAPQGVKAPMDPNVKNAVTPTSPPKVENGSPSEITLDEFEDLSDLSKNDDSTVSITVVGASGDLAKKKIFPALFALYYEDCLPKHFTIFGYARSKMTDAELRNMVSKTLTCRIDKRENCNEKMDEFLKRCFYHSGQYDSEEHFIDLDKKLKQHEGSRVSNRLFYLSIPPNIFLDVVKCASKSTSSVNGWTRVIVEKPFGRDSESSAALTRGLKQYLVEDQIFRIDHYLGKELVENLSVLRFSNLVFEPLWSRQYIRNVQLIFSEDFGTEGRGGYFDSYGIIRDIMQNHLLQILALFAMETPISLEAEDIRNEKVKVLRSMKPLQLEDVVIGQYKSHTKGGTTYPGYTDDKTVPKDSVTPTFAAAALFINNARWDGVPFLMKAGKALHTKRAEIRVQFHHVPGNLYKGSFGTDLDRATNELVIHVQPDEAIYLKINNKIPGLGMRLDRSNLKLHYAARYSKEIPDAYERLLLDAIEGERRLFIRSDELDAAWSLFTPLLKELEEKRIAPELYPYGSRGPVGAHYLAAKYNVRWGDLNAEHYKA, from the exons ATGGCGCTCTCCTGCATGAGGTgccccgcgggcgccgccgcccgacgcgccgcggcgccgccgccgtccccgacgGCCGCCGTCTCCTTCGCCAGATGCGGCTTCGGGAggtcaaccgccgccgccgccggaagtTGGCGCATCCACGCCGTCGCTCCGCAGGGAG TGAAAGCTCCGATGGATCCCAATGTGAAGAATGCAGTCACACCTACTAGCCCTCCAAAGGTGGAAAACGGCTCCCCTTCAGAAATCACTCTAGATGAATTTGAAGACTTGAGTGATCTATCCAAGAATGACGATTCTACTGTTAGCATCACTGTAGTTGGCGCATCTGGTGACCTTGCCAAGAAGAAGATATTTCCTGCTCTTTTTGCTCTCTACTATGAAGATTGCCTTCCCAAG CATTTCACCATCTTTGGCTATGCACGGAGCAAGATGACAGATGCTGAACTGAGGAACATGGTCAGCAAAACACTGACTTGCAGAATAGATAAAAG GGAAAACTGTAATGAGAAAATGGATGAATTCCTCAAAAGATGCTTCTATCATTCAGGCCAATATGATTCAGAAGAGCATTTCATAGATCTGGACAAGAAGTTAAAGCAACATGAG GGTTCCAGAGTTTCTAACCGCCTTTTCTACTTGTCAATACCTCCTAATATATTCTTGGATGTTGTAAAATGTGCAAGCAAATCAACGTCTTCGGTGAATGGTTGGACAAGGGTAATTGTTGAGAAGCCCTTTGGCCGTGACTCAGAGTCTTCTGCTGCATTAACAAGAGGTCTGAAGCAGTACCTTGTAGAGGACCAAATTTTCAG AATTGACCATTACTTGGGAAAGGAACTGGTGGAGAATTTATCTGTCCTTCGCTTCTCAAATCTTGTTTTTGAGCCTCTCTGGTCAAGGCAGTATATAAGAAATGTGCAACTTATATTCTCAGAAGACTTTGGTACTGAAGGACGTGGAGG ATACTTTGATAGCTACGGTATTATTCGAGACATAATGCAGAATCATCTCCTTCAGATACTAGCCTTGTTTGCAATGGAAACTCCTATTAGTTTGGAAGCAGAGGATATACGAAATGAGAAG GTTAAAGTTCTGCGTTCCATGAAGCCATTGCAATTGGAAGATGTGGTAATAGGACAATATAAAAGCCACACAAAAGGTGGTACTACTTACCCTGGATATACTGATGATAAGACAGTGCCCAAGGATAGTGTGACTCCGacatttgctgctgctgcccttttCATAAATAACGCTAGATGGGATGGAGTTCCCTTTCTTATGAAAGCTGGGAAAGCTTTGCATACAAAACG AGCTGAGATTAGGGTACAGTTCCATCATGTTCCTGGAAATCTCTACAAGGGGAGTTTTGGCACAGATCTTGATAGGGCCACAAATGAGCTTGTGATTCATGTGCAACCGGATGAAGCTATTTACCTAAAGATTAACAACAAGATTCCTGGTCTTGGCATGCGACTAGATAGGAGTAACTTGAAGCTCCATTATGCAGCAAG GTACTCAAAGGAGATACCGGATGCTTATGAGAGGCTCTTGCTTGACGCCATTGAAGGAGAGCGCAGGCTTTTCATCCGCTCAGATGAGTTGGATGCTGCATGGTCGCTGTTCACACCCCTTTTGAAGGAGTTGGAAGAGAAACGGATTGCTCCAGAGCTCTACCCTTATGGAAGCCGTGGACCTGTCGGCGCCCACTATCTTGCTGCAAAGTATAATGTCAGATGGGGTGACTTGAACGCGGAGCACTACAAGGCATGA